The genomic segment tggggtttgtggggcagacttggtgaaggggggagcctagcaaacataacgctcctcatgcaattgtagaccaatgacaacaacaacaaaaaaggaactCAGAAGAGCATGGTGCATGGCATcctttgctaagtgaaatacaaGGTGTCATTACCCACTTGATGTTCCCATTACATCATGAGTGCTATTCAGTTTGCAGAGAATAGTTGATTGCACCACTTGGAAAAAAATAGttcatattttcctatttcttaacAAAGTACTGGTTATGAAGTCCAGTGCCACCAGGCAACCTTCATCCTGTCCCACACTGCCGAAAACAAATCAAAGGCAGGATGGACGTCCAGGATGGTGAACTGGTAGTCCTGGTTGACTTCGCCACCATCGTAGTagtcaatgacatatctgacttCTTTCCCACAACGGTTGATGATCCAGTCATGCCTGTCGAAAGGCAACTCATACCCCATCCAGGAACAAATTCTTGCCCTTGGGAAATACTCTTTTGCTTTACCTCCAAACCGGATCAATGACGGACCACAAGGACACTCCGCAACATGAAGGGTTTCCCACTTCAAAATCTCCTTCCAAGCCTGCTcattattgtgattgtgaatccTAATGATATTATACATATCCTTCTGACTAACATCCTCATCCTTCCACTTCCACCCTTTCTTTAACATCGCATTCCAGAACATCTGCTCAGAAGGATACACCCACTTTTTCTCTGAATCTGCTCTCGGAATGGATGACTCCTCTCTCATAGTAGACAGTGCAAAAGGCTGATCGGGGGCCGGCCTCTGGTTAGGTGGTGGCATCAGATTGGAAGGATCTAGGTTCTCCTTATTGTCAAGCACAGCGCCTGTAATAGGACACTGTACATACTCGTAGACGCGATCCTGGTGGGCAGGGACAGAGTTCGCTGTGCTCTCACGGGCTGGACCCGATGGCTCTGCACTCACTGGACAACCTTTCATCTTCCCTTCATGCATTGGACATCCTGAGGGTGGGGATGCTGTCTGATGATCTGAAGCCTTTGAGGTCTGAACTGCAACAGCTGGGGTAGATGCTGACAAGCCCATGGTTGGAATCGCAGCGTTGAATCCAAACAGTTCTGACTACTGCTCGGGGCTGCTCCAGGCGGCCGACCCCGCCTTTAACCGCAAACCAGCCACGggcggcgccgccgccgccgccgccgccgccttccCCTTGCTCGGTCACCGCTGCTGTCACGGTCACCGTCGGAGCGCTCATGCACTTCTGGattcttaatttttgaaaaacattttgataTGTAGGGAAACATGACCATCAATGTTCCTCCACCCAAACACAACCACTattcaaagtaaataaaatgttattttaaaaaatcaaaattaaaaattaaaaacacacaaaatcacACCTCTACTCTCCCAAAAAAGTGTGTCTGACAGTAAGAATGGTTAAGATGTCATGGGACCATTTTCCCCCAAAGTGCTCCAAGTGCTGGACAAACAATTCCATTTGTGGGGGCATGCAGGGAGATGAATAATTCTTGATAATCAGTAAGAAAGTGACCATGTAACCCATTAAGTGCCTGTCCTGCCAGGTGCTGGCTGGGAAGATGGGGAAGTAAGTCATTCTCTAACCTAGGGAGTTAAACACACTGCTTATTCCTGAAGTGAAGAAAATGTTATGGTTGTGGGAAGAATGTTACATTTGTAAACCGGCTAATATTTAGAGATTAGAGCAGTAGGGATCAGCATTAGGACCTTGTTTTCTCCTGGAAAAATAATGTGTAGATATAAATGGAGAAAAGTACTGTAAGATTTTCATTAACATCAAATTAATTAAATCCCAGGATCTCATGCTAGAGTCAGATAATCAGAATTTAAATCCAGATTATGCCTTTTCTAAATGCATGACTTTGGAGGAGTTATTTGACTTTTtttagtctcagttttctcattcctAAAAGGAAGATACAAAAAATATCTACCTCATAAAGTGGCTGTGGGACTAAAGGAGATGAATGAGGGTAGTGTGTTTGATGGGTGATCTCAGGGACCCAATTAATCTAGCTCTGTGTGAACACCAGGAGCAATGGCTGGTACAGAAAGACGTCATCCCTGTTTGTCAGCAAATGAATTAGACCAATAGAGCCTAAAACAATTTCTCTTTAAATACTCCAAGGAGGAACAGGTAATCACAAAAGTTTGGAAATAACCCACATAGCCATCGTTAGGCCATAtgaaaattagtagaaggaaacCTCCCTGACATGGCGATGGGAAGCCAGCAGTGGAAGCGCTCAAGCCCACCACTCTTC from the Manis pentadactyla isolate mManPen7 chromosome 2, mManPen7.hap1, whole genome shotgun sequence genome contains:
- the LOC118926764 gene encoding holocytochrome c-type synthase-like, which translates into the protein MGLSASTPAVAVQTSKASDHQTASPPSGCPMHEGKMKGCPVSAEPSGPARESTANSVPAHQDRVYEYVQCPITGAVLDNKENLDPSNLMPPPNQRPAPDQPFALSTMREESSIPRADSEKKWVYPSEQMFWNAMLKKGWKWKDEDVSQKDMYNIIRIHNHNNEQAWKEILKWETLHVAECPCGPSLIRFGGKAKEYFPRARICSWMGYELPFDRHDWIINRCGKEVRYVIDYYDGGEVNQDYQFTILDVHPAFDLFSAVWDRMKVAWWHWTS